The Teredinibacter sp. KSP-S5-2 genome includes a window with the following:
- a CDS encoding 3-oxoacyl-[acyl-carrier-protein] synthase III C-terminal domain-containing protein: protein MIRKLNILGSGVFLPPHKVSSSELDQQHGFPDGTVASKTGVHYRHYAQEESASELAAKAIQQALHKAQLQLTDIDCIIAASGTMEQAIPCNAANILAQLDCDTPITAFDINATCLSALVAMDLAASMLHTGQHKHIIIVSSDIASPGLNWQQPETAGLFGDGAAAIILGQAHAEQHSKILAAQFKTYNHTQDLCQIRGGGSLHHPSKIQGDYTPYGFFEMQGKKLFKATSKVIDSFCVELFKQANLTLEDIDWIVPHQASGLALEHLINKLAIDRKKIIHLLKDRGNQIAVSLPSGLHELLHSQQARTGDKILLIGTSAGLSLGGVILQL from the coding sequence GTGATCCGCAAACTCAATATACTCGGCAGTGGCGTTTTTCTGCCACCACACAAAGTGTCGTCTTCGGAACTCGACCAACAACATGGTTTCCCCGATGGCACCGTGGCCAGCAAAACCGGGGTACACTATCGTCATTATGCCCAGGAAGAAAGTGCATCAGAGCTTGCGGCCAAGGCCATTCAACAGGCCTTACACAAAGCGCAACTGCAACTTACCGATATCGACTGCATCATCGCTGCATCCGGCACCATGGAGCAGGCCATTCCCTGCAATGCGGCCAACATTCTTGCGCAACTTGACTGCGATACCCCCATCACTGCATTCGATATCAACGCCACCTGTTTAAGTGCTCTGGTGGCAATGGACCTCGCCGCCAGCATGTTACACACTGGCCAGCATAAACATATCATCATCGTGTCCAGCGACATTGCGTCGCCAGGGTTAAACTGGCAACAACCGGAAACCGCCGGACTATTTGGTGATGGCGCAGCGGCGATTATTCTGGGGCAAGCGCATGCGGAGCAGCACAGTAAAATACTGGCTGCCCAATTTAAAACCTACAACCACACGCAAGACCTCTGCCAAATTCGAGGCGGCGGCAGCCTGCACCACCCGAGCAAAATTCAGGGCGATTACACGCCCTACGGTTTTTTTGAAATGCAGGGGAAAAAACTCTTCAAAGCAACCAGTAAAGTTATTGACAGTTTTTGCGTCGAGCTTTTTAAACAAGCTAACTTAACATTGGAAGACATCGATTGGATTGTTCCTCATCAGGCGAGTGGCTTAGCTCTGGAGCATTTAATCAATAAACTCGCCATTGATCGTAAAAAAATTATTCATTTACTCAAAGACCGGGGCAACCAAATTGCGGTGTCACTGCCTTCCGGCTTACATGAATTACTGCACAGCCAGCAAGCCCGCACCGGAGATAAAATATTACTCATCGGCACATCCGCAGGTTTAAGCCTGGGCGGAGTCATTTTACAGCTATGA
- a CDS encoding MBL fold metallo-hydrolase codes for MKLTLLKVGYCCHPEAIAVRGGSWKPVQFPAVVGVLQHPTQGVILFDTGYAPHFTDATQPFPERLYRWVTPMHLSEQQHLHHQLAQRNIALGDVRYIFISHFHADHIAGLKDFSNARFFCSRQALIDMQKRSRIGNLLHGHLPALLPNNFVQRAQFIEDSPNVSLSKTLTPFATGKDLFQDGSLLAIALPGHASGHYGLLIHQPNSSCFLIGDACWSINTLQGGNTPHPISKLILDNSSEYYATQQNLTQLHSGNQNIQIIPSHCTHSYEAFIRHAD; via the coding sequence ATGAAATTAACACTGCTTAAAGTGGGTTATTGTTGCCACCCGGAAGCGATAGCCGTTCGGGGTGGCAGTTGGAAACCGGTGCAATTTCCCGCCGTGGTTGGAGTGCTCCAACACCCCACTCAGGGTGTTATTTTGTTTGATACCGGCTATGCACCACATTTTACTGACGCTACACAGCCTTTTCCCGAGCGTCTTTACCGTTGGGTCACGCCAATGCATCTCAGCGAACAGCAACACCTGCACCATCAACTGGCGCAACGCAACATTGCACTGGGAGATGTACGTTACATTTTTATCTCCCATTTCCATGCCGACCACATTGCTGGGTTAAAAGATTTCTCCAATGCGCGTTTTTTCTGCTCCCGACAAGCGCTCATCGACATGCAAAAACGTTCCAGAATTGGCAATTTACTTCATGGCCATCTGCCCGCTTTATTGCCGAATAACTTTGTGCAACGCGCACAATTTATTGAAGACAGTCCAAATGTTTCGCTGAGCAAAACACTCACACCCTTTGCCACCGGCAAAGACCTTTTTCAAGACGGCAGCTTACTGGCCATTGCGTTACCCGGTCATGCCAGCGGCCACTATGGGTTGCTTATCCATCAGCCAAACAGCTCCTGCTTTTTAATTGGTGACGCCTGCTGGTCAATAAACACCTTACAAGGAGGCAATACACCCCACCCCATCAGCAAGCTTATTTTGGACAACTCAAGCGAGTATTACGCGACGCAGCAAAACTTAACTCAGCTACACAGTGGCAACCAGAATATTCAAATTATTCCCTCCCACTGCACCCACAGCTATGAGGCATTTATTCGCCATGCTGATTGA
- a CDS encoding F390 synthetase-related protein — protein MRHLFAMLIERIVYFLRGFWTAKRFAKANRSKVKRYQQKKLNKLLARVSHTIPYYHSYTGQELNTYPIIDKKQFLHHFSTINRLGLSLQQCETHALTAEHSRDFTPQLKGISVGLSSGTSQRRGVFMVSQEEQAQWAGYIIAKNIPFTFKQTKVTLFLRANSNLYEASNGKLIQFRFFDLTLQFETLMSELEAFSPDILIAPAHVLGMIAQHKPGIHPIKIISVAEVLEDATRKQVEHTFQQPVHEIYQATEGYLASTCTHGSLHLNEDIVIVEKEWLCRESGRFIPIITDLNRRTLPIIRYRLDDVLIEDPRPCVCGSSFTRLKKIEGRTDDMLWLTCINTGKLKSVFPDLIRRAMYLGEHPIDDYTITQENTLLHIHYDGQQPEKIPQQIHTNLTALFSSLHLHAPDIHFSHGVTHTITQKRRRISCKQKPFTEAATQ, from the coding sequence ATGAGGCATTTATTCGCCATGCTGATTGAACGCATCGTGTATTTTTTACGTGGGTTTTGGACAGCGAAACGTTTCGCCAAAGCGAACCGTTCGAAAGTAAAACGTTATCAACAGAAAAAATTAAACAAACTGCTGGCAAGGGTAAGCCACACGATACCGTATTATCATTCTTACACCGGGCAAGAGTTAAACACCTACCCAATAATAGATAAAAAACAGTTTCTACATCATTTTTCAACAATAAACCGTTTAGGCCTATCACTCCAACAATGCGAAACCCACGCATTGACAGCAGAACACAGCAGAGACTTTACGCCCCAACTAAAAGGCATATCCGTTGGTTTATCTTCCGGCACCAGCCAAAGGCGGGGCGTTTTTATGGTGTCTCAGGAAGAACAAGCCCAATGGGCAGGCTACATTATTGCCAAGAATATTCCATTTACCTTCAAACAAACCAAAGTCACCTTGTTCCTACGGGCAAATAGCAATCTCTACGAAGCGTCCAATGGCAAACTCATCCAATTCCGTTTTTTTGACCTCACACTTCAATTTGAAACATTAATGAGCGAACTGGAAGCATTCTCGCCAGATATACTTATTGCCCCGGCCCATGTTCTTGGCATGATTGCCCAACATAAACCCGGCATTCACCCTATAAAAATTATTTCTGTTGCCGAAGTACTGGAGGATGCCACACGGAAACAGGTGGAACACACCTTTCAACAACCGGTTCACGAAATTTATCAAGCGACCGAAGGCTACTTGGCTTCTACTTGTACACATGGCAGCCTGCACCTGAATGAAGATATCGTGATCGTAGAAAAAGAATGGCTTTGCCGTGAAAGTGGTCGTTTTATTCCTATCATTACCGATTTAAACAGACGCACATTGCCAATAATTCGCTACCGCCTGGACGATGTATTAATTGAAGACCCACGCCCCTGTGTCTGTGGTTCCTCATTTACTCGCCTGAAAAAAATTGAAGGCAGAACCGATGACATGTTGTGGTTAACCTGTATAAACACAGGCAAACTAAAATCCGTTTTTCCCGATTTAATACGGCGTGCCATGTACCTCGGTGAGCACCCCATAGATGACTACACCATAACTCAGGAAAATACCCTGTTGCATATTCACTATGATGGGCAACAACCAGAAAAGATACCACAACAAATTCACACAAATTTAACCGCGCTTTTTTCCAGCTTGCATTTACACGCACCAGACATACACTTTAGTCACGGCGTAACCCACACCATCACACAAAAACGACGCCGAATATCCTGCAAGCAAAAACCTTTTACAGAGGCGGCAACACAATGA
- a CDS encoding NAD(P)-dependent oxidoreductase: MKILITGASGFVGGNFLQRFSSRSDLDILGVARRPIPQPNYRQIDLCQTIKLDFKPDVVIHAAAHVSPWGSKQQYHAKNIAATQNVVNFCEEKQVSKLIYLSSSSVYYRDEAQLNIQESTSIGPDFINDYAATKYAGEQIVKGFSGRHVILRPRAIFGPGDTVLFPRILEAAQKKRLPLFKTPEPVIGDLIYIDCLTDYMLHAALNEHIEGEYNLTNAEPIAMQPLLLSVLERLGLPKPKKTLRIETAMGIATVIEAAYRLFRLSGEPPLTRYGVSVLAHSKTFDVSKMLRDFGPPSVSIEEGITQFIQWQQNHA; the protein is encoded by the coding sequence ATGAAAATTCTGATCACAGGCGCATCCGGTTTTGTTGGCGGCAACTTCTTACAACGCTTCTCGTCTCGCTCCGACCTGGACATTCTCGGCGTGGCTCGACGCCCGATACCGCAACCCAATTATCGCCAAATCGATTTATGCCAAACGATCAAACTGGACTTTAAGCCGGATGTTGTGATCCACGCCGCCGCCCATGTTTCCCCCTGGGGCAGCAAACAGCAATATCACGCAAAAAATATTGCCGCCACGCAAAATGTCGTGAACTTTTGTGAAGAAAAACAGGTAAGCAAACTGATCTACCTTTCTTCCAGTTCTGTGTACTACCGGGACGAAGCACAACTCAATATTCAGGAAAGCACCAGCATAGGCCCGGATTTTATTAACGACTACGCGGCCACCAAATACGCAGGGGAACAAATAGTCAAAGGGTTTTCTGGTCGCCACGTTATTCTTCGACCCAGAGCAATATTTGGGCCGGGGGATACCGTATTATTTCCCCGCATATTGGAAGCGGCACAGAAAAAACGCCTGCCACTATTTAAAACACCCGAACCGGTTATCGGGGATTTAATTTATATCGATTGCTTAACCGACTACATGTTACATGCCGCATTAAACGAACACATTGAAGGTGAGTACAACCTCACCAATGCCGAACCCATTGCCATGCAACCCTTACTGTTGAGTGTATTAGAACGGCTAGGGTTACCCAAACCGAAAAAAACCTTACGTATAGAAACCGCCATGGGTATTGCCACAGTTATTGAAGCGGCTTATCGCCTGTTCCGATTATCCGGCGAACCACCATTAACCCGCTATGGTGTCAGCGTACTTGCCCACTCCAAAACATTTGATGTCAGCAAAATGCTGCGAGATTTTGGCCCGCCCTCGGTTTCCATAGAAGAGGGCATAACCCAGTTTATACAATGGCAACAAAACCATGCTTAG
- a CDS encoding glycosyltransferase family 2 protein encodes MLSIIVSLVYIAIVGFKVLSARHYRENFPKNTAHCDRKKISIFQPILSGDPQLPQTLAANLTPLHGATFYWLVDEKDNEAQNIVDALIAQHPTANIITMCFPEPPEGINPKLFKVSQAFSACQSDYCVVLDDDTILPEESLNVLIQELTHYQLTTGLPRYQTGENFATKLLAAFVNNNSTTTYLSLLPFMPPITINGMCYAFEREWFKSIGGFEPLLPCLTDDLAVAEQVLANNGKIRQTPYNQIIATSLSGKKEYLQQMHRWYLFANILFFKQSIKNQTLILLLYALPPLLLLFVIANGFVAPSIFTTIPLLCTLSLRHILLNASNKTNGVISLVSELIQSLHMTHALISKKIRWRSRYYHVHSNRDFRNVQ; translated from the coding sequence ATGCTTAGCATTATCGTCAGCTTAGTCTACATCGCCATAGTCGGCTTTAAAGTATTAAGTGCCCGGCATTACCGAGAAAATTTTCCTAAAAATACTGCGCACTGCGACCGAAAAAAAATCAGTATTTTTCAACCGATACTCAGTGGTGATCCACAATTGCCTCAAACACTGGCCGCCAACCTCACACCGTTACATGGTGCAACCTTTTATTGGTTAGTGGATGAAAAAGATAACGAAGCACAAAATATTGTCGATGCGTTGATCGCACAACACCCAACCGCCAATATTATAACAATGTGTTTCCCCGAACCACCGGAAGGCATTAATCCTAAATTGTTTAAAGTGTCCCAAGCATTTTCGGCTTGCCAGTCAGACTACTGTGTTGTACTTGATGACGACACCATTCTGCCGGAAGAAAGCCTGAATGTATTAATACAGGAATTGACACACTACCAGCTGACCACCGGTTTACCGCGATACCAAACTGGCGAGAACTTTGCCACCAAGTTGCTTGCGGCGTTTGTCAATAACAACTCCACCACCACGTATTTATCCTTATTGCCGTTTATGCCTCCCATTACCATCAACGGTATGTGTTATGCATTTGAACGCGAATGGTTTAAATCCATCGGCGGATTCGAGCCGTTATTACCCTGCCTGACCGACGACCTGGCGGTGGCCGAACAGGTACTGGCCAATAACGGCAAGATACGCCAAACCCCCTATAACCAAATTATCGCCACATCGCTTTCCGGTAAAAAAGAATATTTACAACAAATGCACCGGTGGTATTTATTTGCCAATATACTGTTTTTTAAACAATCAATAAAAAACCAAACCCTGATTCTACTGTTATATGCCCTGCCGCCTTTGTTGTTGCTCTTTGTTATCGCCAACGGGTTTGTTGCACCGAGCATATTCACAACCATTCCGCTCCTATGCACACTGAGCTTGCGCCATATTCTGCTGAACGCCAGCAACAAAACTAATGGTGTTATTTCATTAGTATCCGAGTTAATACAAAGCCTGCATATGACACATGCGTTAATCAGCAAAAAAATCCGCTGGCGCAGCCGGTATTACCATGTGCATTCCAATCGTGATTTCAGGAATGTGCAATGA
- a CDS encoding glycosyltransferase, with protein sequence MMPRKKIDLLAPPFKGHLHPILAIGKILQQEYEIRVLSSAAAKTDIHAAGLTPVIFESIDDQALFASVNPDQSIGSSPIKLAQQFKQVFRFFQQLHHELDTIYQSNTPDLLIADFTLAVIGPIAEKYHIPWWTSMPSPCVIECDGGAPAYLGGWKTGNNTFYSVRNWLGRKLTRMFKQLIFLSFKRAINKLGITRLHREDGSEQIYSPDTILCLGNKHLEFDRPWPKAAKFVGPMLYSPKLNTPPPKFEAGKKYILVTLGTHLNWRKASLYKEVEQLAEHFPNYVFHFSCGNAHKKQIHTSHKRCINYSYINYEEHIHHYQYAIHHGGAGIMYYCLQHGIPSLVIPQDYDQFDHAARLEAKNLAIWVKKSNQLEKELNRLIHSSSIHTQVIRFKDQRSTNENQLMALVDQYFE encoded by the coding sequence ATGATGCCAAGAAAAAAAATAGACCTGCTGGCGCCGCCTTTTAAAGGCCACCTGCACCCGATATTGGCCATCGGAAAAATTCTGCAACAGGAATATGAGATACGAGTGCTCTCCTCAGCCGCAGCCAAAACCGATATTCACGCAGCGGGGTTAACTCCTGTAATATTCGAGAGCATTGACGACCAGGCGCTCTTTGCCAGCGTCAACCCAGACCAATCCATCGGCAGCTCCCCAATAAAATTAGCCCAACAATTCAAACAGGTCTTTCGCTTTTTTCAGCAACTGCACCACGAACTCGACACCATATACCAAAGCAACACACCAGATTTACTGATAGCCGATTTCACCTTAGCCGTAATTGGGCCCATCGCAGAAAAATACCACATACCCTGGTGGACCAGTATGCCGTCACCCTGCGTCATCGAATGCGATGGTGGTGCCCCGGCCTACCTTGGCGGTTGGAAAACAGGAAATAATACTTTCTATTCAGTAAGGAACTGGCTAGGCCGTAAATTAACCCGCATGTTTAAGCAACTTATATTCTTAAGCTTTAAACGCGCCATAAACAAACTGGGTATCACACGCTTGCACAGGGAAGATGGTAGCGAACAAATTTATTCGCCAGATACCATTTTGTGCCTCGGAAACAAACACTTAGAATTTGATCGCCCCTGGCCCAAAGCCGCAAAATTTGTCGGCCCCATGCTCTACAGCCCAAAATTAAATACACCACCGCCAAAATTTGAAGCAGGAAAAAAATACATACTGGTGACACTCGGTACACACTTGAATTGGCGAAAGGCCAGCTTGTATAAAGAAGTGGAACAACTCGCAGAACACTTTCCCAATTATGTGTTTCACTTTTCCTGCGGTAATGCACACAAGAAGCAAATACACACCAGCCATAAGCGCTGTATAAACTATTCCTATATTAATTATGAGGAACACATACACCACTACCAGTATGCGATACACCACGGCGGTGCAGGCATTATGTATTACTGCTTACAACACGGCATTCCCAGCCTTGTGATTCCACAGGATTACGATCAGTTTGACCACGCCGCACGTTTAGAAGCCAAAAACCTGGCCATATGGGTAAAGAAGAGCAATCAACTGGAAAAAGAATTAAATCGACTTATTCATTCGTCGAGTATTCACACTCAAGTAATACGCTTTAAAGATCAACGCAGTACAAACGAAAACCAACTTATGGCATTGGTAGATCAATATTTTGAATAG
- a CDS encoding MarC family protein: MLDLTEYSKFFISLFAIVDPLSAIPIFITLTRQQTREQQLKTARLTAVGVFAALLVALLLGEWILWGLGISIDAFRCAGGIVLLLMGLEMLTTPGYSPKELQAAQDESVALVPLTMPLLAGPGAMSAVIVYAHQSNAYWHYLAIIVCFLLLSFSLWLCFRFLPWFRQHLSERTILMSTRVMGLLLVAIAVEFIASGVKGLFSL, translated from the coding sequence ATGCTTGATCTCACAGAATACTCCAAGTTTTTTATCAGTCTGTTTGCGATTGTGGACCCGCTCAGCGCGATACCCATTTTTATTACGCTTACTCGGCAGCAGACGAGGGAGCAGCAGTTAAAAACGGCTAGGTTAACGGCGGTGGGGGTGTTTGCTGCGTTGCTAGTGGCGTTGTTGTTGGGGGAGTGGATTCTGTGGGGCTTGGGGATCAGTATTGATGCTTTTCGTTGCGCCGGCGGCATTGTGTTGCTGTTAATGGGCTTAGAGATGTTGACGACGCCTGGTTATAGCCCAAAGGAATTACAGGCCGCACAGGATGAGTCGGTGGCGTTGGTTCCGTTAACTATGCCGTTGTTGGCAGGGCCTGGGGCAATGAGTGCGGTGATTGTGTATGCCCATCAGTCCAACGCCTATTGGCATTATTTGGCGATTATTGTTTGCTTTTTACTGTTGAGTTTTTCGTTGTGGTTATGCTTTCGTTTTTTGCCTTGGTTTCGGCAGCATTTGAGTGAGCGTACTATTTTAATGTCGACTCGGGTAATGGGTTTGTTGTTAGTAGCCATCGCCGTGGAGTTTATTGCTTCAGGTGTGAAAGGGTTATTTTCGTTGTAA
- a CDS encoding MarC family protein, giving the protein MLDLTEYSKFFISLFAIVDPLSAIPIFITLTRQQTKAQQLKTARLTAVEGYFHD; this is encoded by the coding sequence ATGCTTGATCTCACTGAATACTCCAAGTTTTTTATTAGTCTGTTCGCCATTGTGGACCCACTCAGCGCGATCCCCATTTTTATTACGCTTACTCGACAGCAGACGAAGGCGCAGCAGTTAAAAACGGCTAGGTTAACGGCGGTTGAGGGCTACTTCCACGACTGA
- a CDS encoding YchJ family protein, with product MGEKQAETPEQLMRSRFTAYCIQDADYLVDTQHESTRHPSLKHSIEASFSSTEWLSLSVVHSEQVGDNGIVEFIAFFQDALSQTDAPKQLHEKSSFVFENNRWFYVGGEFLPDIKLGRNDTCWCGSGKKLKKCHG from the coding sequence ATGGGTGAAAAACAGGCGGAGACGCCTGAACAGCTTATGCGTTCGCGGTTTACGGCTTATTGTATTCAGGATGCTGACTATTTAGTGGATACGCAACACGAGTCTACTCGACATCCAAGTTTAAAACACAGTATTGAGGCTTCTTTTTCTTCTACAGAATGGCTTTCACTTTCTGTTGTGCATAGTGAGCAGGTTGGTGACAACGGAATTGTTGAGTTTATTGCTTTTTTTCAAGATGCCTTGTCTCAAACTGATGCCCCAAAACAGCTGCACGAGAAATCCAGTTTTGTATTTGAAAATAATCGTTGGTTTTATGTCGGTGGGGAATTCTTGCCGGATATTAAACTCGGAAGAAATGATACTTGTTGGTGTGGTAGTGGTAAAAAGCTAAAGAAGTGTCATGGATAG
- a CDS encoding PABP-interacting PAM2 motif-containing protein, with protein MCPGPVPQKETKLNPKAKAFVPRSRQQASTSSSTAPSPATIQPTPMPTQNQVVRSNCGPSPSMSIPVPVSTSPSAASGPTITVAMGMRTGDPGYARIWTVENMVLVLAGIYGSGINIRIVGSVHQNFGDVSGPHFTYEINGIRYHYYVNSGMIS; from the coding sequence ATGTGCCCAGGTCCAGTACCGCAAAAAGAAACAAAATTAAACCCTAAAGCAAAAGCCTTTGTCCCTCGTAGTCGACAACAGGCATCTACCAGTAGCTCAACGGCCCCGTCCCCGGCCACTATACAGCCTACTCCTATGCCAACTCAGAATCAGGTGGTACGCAGTAATTGTGGTCCATCTCCGAGTATGTCTATTCCGGTGCCTGTTTCTACTTCTCCAAGTGCAGCGTCTGGCCCCACGATTACTGTTGCAATGGGCATGAGAACAGGTGACCCAGGGTATGCGCGTATCTGGACTGTGGAGAATATGGTCTTGGTGTTAGCTGGGATCTATGGCAGTGGGATCAATATTAGGATTGTAGGTAGTGTGCACCAGAATTTTGGTGATGTTTCCGGCCCGCATTTTACCTATGAAATCAACGGTATTCGGTATCATTATTACGTTAACTCTGGAATGATTAGCTGA
- the cas6f gene encoding type I-F CRISPR-associated endoribonuclease Cas6/Csy4 — MNYYQDIRLLPDAETNLGFLWHKVFQQIHIALVEYKIGENQSAIGLSIPGYKLPEKGEKEFPLGDIIRLFANTEAELETLGLTQWLIRLEDYAQIKTIKPIPEVTQYACFTRRHIKSQKQIAAKTKKMAEYQAIETGEPIETCLEKLSESAPCGICNLPFIHAKSLSGNAETSDGFRLFIEQKLLDEPKSGYFTCYGLSDKSEEKQATVPWF; from the coding sequence ATGAACTATTACCAAGATATTCGCTTGTTGCCAGATGCAGAAACTAATTTGGGCTTTCTCTGGCATAAAGTATTCCAACAAATACATATTGCGCTAGTTGAGTATAAAATTGGGGAGAATCAATCTGCCATTGGACTATCCATTCCGGGGTATAAATTGCCAGAAAAGGGAGAAAAAGAATTTCCACTGGGAGATATTATTCGGCTTTTTGCCAATACTGAAGCGGAACTGGAAACCTTAGGTTTAACCCAATGGTTAATACGATTGGAAGACTATGCCCAGATAAAAACCATTAAGCCCATACCTGAAGTGACGCAATACGCCTGTTTTACTCGCAGGCACATAAAAAGCCAAAAACAAATCGCGGCTAAAACCAAAAAAATGGCGGAATACCAAGCCATAGAAACTGGTGAGCCAATAGAAACCTGTCTGGAAAAGTTAAGCGAAAGTGCGCCCTGCGGTATTTGCAACTTACCGTTTATCCATGCAAAAAGTTTGTCTGGCAACGCAGAAACAAGCGATGGCTTCCGGTTGTTTATTGAGCAAAAACTTTTAGATGAGCCTAAATCTGGCTACTTTACTTGCTACGGCTTAAGCGACAAAAGTGAGGAAAAACAAGCAACCGTACCTTGGTTCTAA
- the csy3 gene encoding type I-F CRISPR-associated protein Csy3, whose amino-acid sequence MAKLKTASVLAFERKLSNSDAIMFAGNWDERDKSEAWPGIEVQEKSVRGTISNRQKNAIQSDPAKLDQEVQKANLQTVDSASLPYDKNTLKLQFSLRVLGNVQQPSVCNDQEYQQVLESTIQGYIAEHQFSELSMRYAMNIASGRFLWRNRVGAEAVEVRVSEPSTEKNWKFDGYSFSLNSFTLSDVQKMQLTELAEVIEQGLKGNDFAFLSVVAFVKLGEGQEVFPSQELLLDSASSAKGRKSKTLYQVEQKAAMHSQKIGNALRTVDTWYPNTEKIVPISVEPFGSVTSRGKAYRQPKEKMDFYTLLDNWVLKGEQPPVEQQHYVIANLIRGGVYGEKAE is encoded by the coding sequence ATGGCTAAATTAAAAACAGCATCGGTATTGGCGTTTGAGCGTAAACTATCTAACTCGGATGCGATTATGTTTGCCGGTAATTGGGATGAGCGTGACAAAAGTGAAGCATGGCCCGGTATTGAAGTACAAGAAAAGTCTGTGCGTGGCACTATTTCCAATCGTCAAAAGAATGCGATTCAAAGCGACCCGGCAAAGCTCGACCAGGAGGTACAAAAAGCCAATTTACAAACGGTGGATAGCGCTTCCTTACCTTACGATAAGAACACACTAAAGCTGCAATTTAGTTTGCGAGTATTGGGCAATGTGCAACAGCCTTCAGTATGTAATGACCAGGAATATCAGCAAGTACTAGAAAGCACTATTCAAGGTTACATTGCCGAACATCAATTTTCTGAATTGTCTATGCGTTATGCCATGAATATTGCCAGTGGTCGTTTTTTATGGCGCAACCGAGTAGGGGCAGAAGCGGTTGAAGTTCGGGTGTCAGAACCGAGTACGGAAAAAAACTGGAAGTTTGATGGGTACTCTTTTTCATTAAATAGTTTTACGTTATCCGATGTGCAGAAAATGCAGTTGACTGAGTTGGCCGAGGTAATTGAGCAAGGGCTAAAAGGGAATGATTTCGCCTTTTTGAGCGTTGTGGCTTTTGTAAAACTCGGTGAAGGGCAAGAGGTATTCCCCTCTCAAGAATTATTGTTGGACAGCGCCAGTTCTGCAAAAGGCAGAAAAAGCAAAACGCTCTACCAAGTTGAGCAAAAAGCCGCAATGCACTCACAAAAAATTGGAAATGCATTGCGCACCGTTGACACTTGGTATCCTAATACTGAAAAAATTGTTCCAATATCTGTAGAACCATTTGGCTCTGTAACCAGCCGTGGTAAAGCCTACCGCCAGCCAAAAGAAAAAATGGATTTTTATACACTGTTGGATAATTGGGTTTTAAAAGGCGAGCAGCCACCAGTAGAGCAACAGCATTATGTAATCGCTAACCTTATTCGCGGCGGCGTATACGGTGAAAAAGCGGAGTAA